A region from the Flavobacteriales bacterium genome encodes:
- a CDS encoding VCBS repeat-containing protein, with translation MHIARPVTLLLALPVLLAAACGGGGPDQPKQDTAADAPLLRPVPASESGLAFSNAITETSDLNYFTYQYMYNGGGVAVGDLNNDGLQDVYFTGNQVHDRLYLNKGGLKFEDVTRAALPLDTLGWRTGVSMADVNNDGLLDIYVCRSGPSFDPALTTNLLYINQGPDAKGVPAFTEEAERYGIADTTHSTQAVFFDMDSDGDLDLYVMNHPHLHERGMSNVDAMNAIRNRTAPTSRLFRNDLLPSTGVAGGGHGTFTDITYEDGMQTFAYSLGVSVSDLDHDGKPDLYVANDYDIPDLMYMNQGNGRFLEQVQARTGHMSNFGMGTDAADYNNDGWADIVVLDMTAEDHVRNKTNMASMSPAKFWNNVRGGMGFQYMLNTLHLNNGPLPPGCTPPGAPFGGYSGITFSEVGQMAGMARTDWSWAPLLCDLDNDGWKDLVVTNGFKRDMRNNDFVRKFETYVDTARQKHTADLLELVPSNKLRNFLYRNKGDLTFENVSEKWGFTEPVNSNGAAYADLDNDGDLDVLINNIDAPASLYENTATQQHSERHWLRVKLNALPGRSAFGAKVTVKTDLGAQYQELYPVRGYQSCVEPVLHFGLGEAKGVWKIEVVWPDGRSLFLHNQAFDTSLIIHDDGREMITGGPLASEGTNTVGRSLDPASIGLDFRHEDPPYDDFKLEVLLPHQMSILGPMLGSGDANGDGLDDLFIGGGHGQSGALYLQRRDGNFVKASAQPWSAHAAMEDMGSLFFDADGDGDNDLLVLSGSNEHDVLGEFFLQRLYTNDGKGTFTYAPDALPPMATSAQRACAGDVDRDGDPDLFIGGRQTPAHYPFAPRSYLLRNDDGRFTDITEMSGNVLMGPGMVTDCEFADMDGDKDLDLVLVGEWMPVSVFRNTQGVFFNATEELGFTGSNGWWSSLAVADMDGDGDNDLVTGNLGWNSKFKADKEHPLHVYWADFDGNGRSDIVLSKEKDGKKLPVRGRECSSQQCPMILEKFPTYDAFAHSDLEGIYSAEKLSSALHLTATLMHSGIWTNNGGTFAFKPFPNIAQVAPINGIIVHDVDGDGKQDVITAGNNWGAEVETARYDAGIGCVLLNKGDAGFIPMTSQASGFYANGNVKDLALLKTTGAPLLVVANNSDVPGVFRLNATGGGKLAAVR, from the coding sequence ATGCACATCGCCCGACCGGTCACGCTCCTTCTTGCCCTGCCCGTACTGTTGGCGGCCGCCTGTGGTGGTGGTGGCCCCGACCAGCCCAAGCAGGATACCGCAGCGGATGCCCCCCTGCTCCGTCCAGTGCCCGCCTCGGAAAGCGGGCTCGCCTTCAGCAATGCCATCACCGAGACCAGCGATCTCAATTACTTCACTTACCAGTACATGTACAACGGCGGTGGCGTGGCCGTTGGCGACCTCAACAACGATGGCCTCCAGGACGTGTACTTCACCGGCAATCAGGTGCACGACAGGCTCTACCTGAACAAGGGAGGCTTGAAGTTCGAGGACGTTACCCGGGCTGCCTTGCCATTGGACACGCTCGGTTGGCGCACCGGCGTGAGCATGGCCGACGTGAACAACGATGGACTGCTCGACATCTACGTGTGCCGCAGTGGGCCAAGCTTCGATCCCGCCCTGACGACAAACCTGCTCTACATCAACCAAGGTCCGGACGCCAAGGGTGTGCCCGCGTTCACCGAAGAGGCTGAGCGCTACGGCATCGCGGACACCACCCATAGCACGCAGGCCGTGTTCTTCGACATGGACAGCGATGGCGACCTCGACCTGTACGTGATGAACCATCCGCATCTGCACGAGCGCGGCATGAGCAACGTGGATGCGATGAACGCCATCCGCAACCGGACGGCACCGACCAGCCGATTGTTCCGCAACGACCTTCTCCCCTCCACCGGAGTGGCCGGGGGAGGCCATGGCACCTTCACTGACATCACCTACGAAGACGGGATGCAAACGTTCGCATACAGCCTGGGCGTGAGCGTGAGCGACCTGGACCACGACGGCAAGCCCGACCTGTACGTGGCCAACGACTACGACATCCCCGACCTGATGTACATGAACCAGGGCAACGGCCGCTTCCTGGAGCAGGTGCAGGCGCGCACGGGGCACATGAGCAACTTCGGCATGGGCACCGATGCAGCCGATTACAACAACGACGGCTGGGCCGACATCGTGGTACTGGACATGACCGCCGAGGACCACGTGCGCAACAAGACGAACATGGCCAGCATGAGCCCCGCCAAGTTCTGGAACAACGTGCGCGGCGGCATGGGCTTCCAGTACATGCTGAACACGCTGCACCTGAACAACGGGCCGCTGCCGCCGGGCTGCACGCCGCCGGGCGCGCCGTTCGGTGGATACAGCGGCATCACCTTCAGCGAAGTGGGCCAGATGGCGGGCATGGCGCGCACCGATTGGAGCTGGGCGCCCCTGTTGTGCGACCTGGACAACGACGGTTGGAAGGACCTGGTGGTGACCAACGGCTTCAAGCGCGACATGCGCAACAACGACTTCGTGCGGAAGTTCGAAACGTACGTGGACACCGCACGGCAGAAACACACCGCCGACCTGCTCGAACTGGTGCCCAGCAACAAGCTGCGCAATTTCCTCTACCGCAACAAAGGCGACCTCACCTTCGAGAACGTCAGCGAGAAGTGGGGCTTCACCGAGCCGGTCAACAGCAACGGCGCGGCCTATGCCGACCTGGACAACGATGGCGATCTGGATGTGTTGATCAACAACATCGACGCGCCCGCTTCGCTGTACGAGAACACCGCTACCCAACAGCACTCCGAGCGGCATTGGTTGCGGGTGAAGCTGAACGCCTTGCCGGGGCGCTCGGCCTTTGGTGCCAAGGTGACGGTGAAGACCGACCTCGGTGCGCAATACCAAGAACTCTATCCTGTGCGCGGCTACCAGAGCTGTGTGGAACCGGTGCTGCACTTCGGGCTGGGTGAAGCGAAGGGGGTGTGGAAGATCGAGGTCGTTTGGCCTGATGGTCGATCACTCTTCCTGCACAACCAAGCATTCGATACTTCGTTGATCATCCATGATGATGGTCGGGAAATGATCACCGGGGGGCCACTAGCTTCGGAAGGCACCAATACTGTTGGCAGGTCGTTGGACCCCGCCTCCATCGGCCTCGACTTCCGGCACGAAGACCCGCCCTACGACGACTTCAAACTGGAGGTGCTGCTGCCGCATCAAATGAGCATCCTCGGTCCGATGCTCGGCAGTGGCGATGCCAATGGCGATGGCTTGGACGACCTTTTCATCGGCGGTGGTCACGGACAAAGCGGCGCGCTCTACTTGCAGCGTCGCGATGGGAACTTCGTGAAGGCTTCTGCACAACCCTGGAGCGCGCACGCTGCCATGGAGGACATGGGTTCATTGTTCTTCGATGCCGATGGCGATGGCGACAACGATCTGCTGGTGCTGAGCGGCAGCAACGAGCACGATGTGCTGGGCGAGTTCTTCCTGCAACGGTTGTATACCAACGACGGCAAAGGAACCTTCACATATGCGCCTGACGCGTTGCCGCCCATGGCCACCAGTGCCCAGCGCGCTTGCGCTGGCGACGTGGACCGCGATGGCGATCCCGACCTGTTCATCGGGGGAAGGCAGACACCCGCGCACTATCCCTTCGCGCCGCGCAGCTACTTGCTCCGCAACGATGACGGCCGCTTCACGGACATCACGGAGATGAGCGGGAACGTACTGATGGGACCGGGCATGGTGACGGATTGTGAATTCGCAGATATGGACGGTGACAAGGACCTGGACCTTGTGCTGGTGGGCGAGTGGATGCCGGTGTCCGTGTTCCGCAACACGCAGGGCGTCTTCTTCAATGCAACGGAAGAGCTTGGCTTCACGGGCAGCAATGGCTGGTGGAGCAGCTTGGCCGTAGCCGATATGGACGGCGATGGCGACAACGACCTGGTGACGGGCAACCTTGGCTGGAACAGCAAGTTCAAAGCGGACAAGGAGCATCCGCTGCATGTGTACTGGGCCGATTTTGACGGCAACGGCCGCAGCGACATCGTACTGAGCAAGGAGAAGGACGGCAAGAAACTACCCGTGCGCGGGCGCGAATGCAGCAGCCAGCAATGCCCCATGATCCTGGAGAAATTCCCCACCTACGATGCCTTCGCGCACAGCGACCTGGAAGGCATCTACTCAGCGGAGAAGCTCTCATCGGCTTTGCACCTCACCGCCACGCTCATGCACAGCGGGATTTGGACGAACAACGGAGGAACGTTCGCCTTCAAGCCGTTCCCTAACATCGCGCAAGTGGCGCCCATCAACGGCATCATTGTTCACGATGTGGATGGCGACGGCAAGCAGGACGTGATCACTGCGGGCAACAATTGGGGTGCGGAGGTGGAGACCGCGCGTTACGACGCTGGCATCGGCTGTGTGCTGCTCAACAAGGGCGATGCGGGCTTCATTCCAATGACTTCCCAGGCGAGCGGTTTTTACGCCAACGGGAACGTGAAGGACCTCGCCTTGCTGAAGACCACTGGCGCACCGCTGCTCGTGGTCGCCAACAACAGCGATGTGCCGGGCGTGTTCAGGCTGAATGCAACTGGCGGTGGGAAACTCGCGGCCGTGCGTTAG
- a CDS encoding ATP-binding protein: MAKERSIDTMTPRQVALVAAAFVAILVGVLALVLGDQLGLDVSPWWALLLAAVAFAAGYTVVMVALERFINARIRLLFRMVHDLKTNKGTTGQAVDMTTDVLGQMQATVEDWAKEKGAEIKELREREQFRREFIGNLSHELKTPIFNIQGYVLTLLDGGLEDPKVNRDFLERAARSTDRLSKIVEDMDMIAKLESGVMEMTMERADLHDLVNEELKDAEQQATAKGIVLKNGLDGPLMVECDPSRIAQVFMNLLNNAIYYGRPGGNVTVNAYRVETGQVVVEVADNGIGIAAEHLPRLFERFYRVGKSRARNEGGSGLGLAIVKHIIDAHDQSIAVRSTEGQGTVFTFTLKGA; encoded by the coding sequence ATGGCCAAGGAGCGCTCCATCGACACCATGACCCCGCGCCAGGTGGCGCTGGTGGCGGCGGCGTTCGTGGCCATTCTGGTCGGCGTGCTGGCCCTGGTGTTGGGCGACCAGCTTGGTCTTGACGTGAGCCCATGGTGGGCATTGCTCCTGGCAGCCGTGGCGTTCGCTGCCGGCTACACCGTGGTGATGGTGGCCTTGGAGCGGTTCATCAATGCGCGCATCCGCCTGCTGTTCCGGATGGTGCACGACCTGAAGACCAACAAAGGCACCACCGGACAAGCCGTTGATATGACCACCGATGTGCTCGGCCAAATGCAGGCCACGGTGGAGGATTGGGCCAAGGAGAAAGGAGCGGAGATCAAGGAGCTGCGCGAGCGGGAACAGTTCCGGCGCGAGTTCATCGGCAACCTGAGCCATGAGCTGAAGACACCGATCTTCAACATCCAAGGCTACGTGCTCACCCTGCTCGATGGCGGCCTGGAAGACCCGAAAGTGAACCGCGACTTCCTCGAACGCGCAGCGCGCAGCACCGACCGCCTCAGCAAGATCGTGGAGGACATGGACATGATCGCCAAGCTGGAAAGCGGTGTGATGGAGATGACCATGGAGCGCGCCGACCTGCACGATCTGGTGAACGAAGAGCTGAAGGACGCCGAGCAACAAGCCACCGCCAAGGGCATCGTCCTGAAGAACGGCCTTGATGGGCCGCTGATGGTGGAATGCGACCCATCGCGCATCGCCCAGGTGTTCATGAACCTGCTGAACAACGCCATCTACTACGGCCGCCCCGGGGGCAACGTAACGGTGAACGCCTACCGGGTGGAGACCGGCCAGGTGGTGGTGGAGGTCGCGGACAACGGTATCGGCATCGCAGCGGAACACCTACCGCGCTTGTTCGAGCGCTTTTATCGCGTGGGTAAGAGCCGCGCGCGCAACGAGGGTGGCAGTGGCCTCGGCCTGGCCATCGTGAAGCACATCATCGACGCACACGACCAGAGCATTGCCGTACGCAGCACCGAGGGCCAAGGAACGGTGTTCACCTTCACGTTGAAGGGCGCCTAA
- a CDS encoding T9SS type A sorting domain-containing protein: MATSAHAQLFDKEELHRIAEAEGCRQHFILPKSGGPPTRGFDVKYHRMLWSVDPAVRAIQGGVTTYFACSIAGQQEVVLDLSDSLAVDSVTHTSGQLPFAHAGDLLSITMPAPMALGEVDSVTVHYHGVPPSTGFGSFEHTKHGPDSTWALWTLSEPYGARDWWPAKHDLNDKADSIDMYVTCPSNYRAGGQGVLVSELNSGGFTTYHWRHRHAVAYYLIALAVAEYAVYSDIVQLNGGPTVEVLNYTFNESLADAQGTTDDIGSQLQLFSDLFGIYPFADEKYGHAQFGWGGGMEHQTMTSMGGWSYELMAHELAHQWFGNKVTCGRWEDIWLNEGFATYLSGLCYEYLAPFYWPIFKRGRINTVISQPDGSVLCTDTASVPRIFDGRLTYAKGAMVLHMARWVCGDTAFYNGVHNYLHDPSLAFGTSLTADLKAHLEATSGLDLTEFMEDWYVGQGYPTYTVQWSQDGSNAVQVQLDQVTSHTSVDFFEMPVPLRFWSNGADTTVVLDHTFSGQAFSFVLPWAADSVQLDPDLWIVQGTGSIVLRVPVASFGSARPLLFPNPTDGDATVYVGRSMQGNVTVRVTDATGRAVVDVVQVVNDRRALVPLERLRAGAYTVQLVSGAETITLGVVKR; encoded by the coding sequence ATGGCCACTTCGGCCCATGCGCAGCTCTTCGACAAGGAGGAGCTCCACCGCATAGCAGAGGCAGAAGGCTGTCGTCAACATTTCATCTTGCCGAAGAGCGGCGGCCCGCCCACCCGGGGGTTCGATGTGAAGTACCACCGGATGCTCTGGAGCGTGGATCCGGCAGTGCGTGCGATCCAAGGCGGCGTCACCACCTACTTCGCCTGTTCCATCGCCGGACAGCAGGAAGTTGTTTTAGACCTCAGCGACAGTCTCGCGGTGGACAGCGTGACCCATACAAGTGGTCAACTCCCGTTCGCGCATGCTGGCGACCTCCTTTCCATCACCATGCCGGCGCCCATGGCCCTTGGCGAAGTGGACAGCGTCACGGTCCATTATCACGGTGTGCCGCCCAGTACCGGGTTCGGCAGCTTCGAGCATACCAAGCACGGTCCGGACAGCACATGGGCGCTGTGGACGCTGAGCGAACCCTACGGCGCGCGCGACTGGTGGCCCGCCAAACACGACCTCAATGACAAGGCCGACAGCATCGACATGTATGTGACCTGTCCGAGCAACTACCGCGCTGGTGGACAGGGTGTGCTGGTGAGCGAGTTGAACAGTGGAGGTTTCACAACCTACCACTGGCGCCATCGGCACGCTGTGGCCTACTACCTCATTGCGTTGGCCGTCGCGGAATACGCCGTGTACTCGGATATAGTGCAACTGAACGGTGGGCCTACCGTGGAAGTGCTCAACTACACCTTCAACGAATCGTTGGCTGATGCACAGGGAACGACCGACGACATCGGTAGCCAGCTCCAATTGTTCAGCGACCTCTTCGGCATCTACCCCTTCGCCGATGAGAAGTACGGCCACGCCCAGTTCGGCTGGGGCGGCGGCATGGAGCACCAGACCATGACCAGCATGGGGGGCTGGAGCTACGAGCTGATGGCGCATGAGCTGGCGCACCAGTGGTTCGGCAACAAAGTGACATGTGGGCGGTGGGAGGACATCTGGCTGAACGAAGGCTTCGCCACCTATCTGAGCGGCTTGTGCTATGAATACCTGGCACCGTTCTACTGGCCCATCTTCAAACGCGGCCGGATCAACACGGTCATCAGCCAGCCGGACGGTAGTGTGCTGTGCACGGACACTGCCAGCGTGCCGCGCATCTTCGATGGCCGCCTCACCTACGCCAAGGGTGCCATGGTGCTCCATATGGCGCGGTGGGTGTGCGGCGACACGGCCTTCTACAATGGCGTGCACAATTACCTGCACGATCCGTCGCTCGCTTTCGGCACCTCGCTTACCGCGGATCTCAAAGCGCACCTTGAGGCTACCAGCGGTCTTGACCTCACGGAGTTCATGGAAGACTGGTACGTGGGCCAAGGCTACCCGACCTATACTGTGCAATGGAGCCAGGACGGGAGCAACGCCGTTCAGGTGCAATTGGACCAGGTGACCAGCCACACGAGCGTGGACTTTTTCGAGATGCCCGTGCCGTTGCGCTTCTGGAGCAACGGTGCTGATACTACCGTGGTGCTTGACCACACCTTCAGTGGGCAGGCGTTTTCGTTCGTGCTCCCTTGGGCGGCGGACAGTGTGCAACTGGACCCGGACCTATGGATCGTACAAGGGACAGGCAGCATCGTGCTGCGTGTGCCGGTGGCCAGTTTCGGTAGTGCACGTCCGCTATTGTTCCCCAACCCCACGGACGGAGATGCCACCGTTTATGTCGGTCGTTCGATGCAAGGCAATGTGACCGTGCGGGTAACGGATGCAACCGGTCGCGCGGTTGTGGACGTCGTGCAGGTCGTGAACGATCGCCGCGCGCTGGTGCCCTTGGAGCGCCTCCGGGCAGGGGCTTACACTGTGCAGCTCGTAAGCGGTGCGGAAACCATTACGCTGGGCGTGGTGAAGCGCTAG
- a CDS encoding riboflavin synthase codes for MFTGIVEEVATVHEVRRKGGNFDIVVSARMAHELKVDQSVAHNGVCLTVVEVNGAHYKVTAIEETLQRTNLGSLRSGDGVNLERCLRLGDRLDGHMVQGHVDTTVECTGRENRDGSWWFTFHLPEEKHLLVHKGSICVNGVSLTIADLTGEHFSVAIIPYTYAHTAFHALLPGMRVNLEFDILGKYVERMMASASPRPA; via the coding sequence ATGTTCACAGGTATCGTGGAGGAGGTGGCGACGGTGCATGAGGTGCGCCGGAAAGGCGGCAACTTTGACATCGTTGTATCGGCCCGCATGGCGCATGAGCTGAAGGTGGACCAGAGCGTTGCGCACAATGGCGTTTGCCTGACGGTGGTGGAAGTCAACGGCGCGCACTACAAGGTCACCGCGATCGAAGAGACGCTTCAACGCACCAACCTCGGCTCCCTGCGTTCCGGCGACGGTGTGAACCTCGAACGCTGCCTTCGCCTCGGCGATCGCTTGGATGGGCACATGGTGCAAGGCCATGTGGATACCACCGTGGAATGCACCGGGCGGGAAAACCGGGACGGCAGCTGGTGGTTCACGTTCCATCTTCCGGAGGAGAAGCATTTGTTGGTGCACAAGGGCAGTATCTGTGTCAACGGGGTTTCATTGACCATCGCCGACCTCACCGGCGAGCACTTCAGCGTTGCCATTATCCCCTACACGTACGCGCACACCGCCTTCCATGCGCTGCTGCCGGGCATGCGCGTCAATCTCGAGTTCGACATCCTGGGGAAGTACGTGGAGCGGATGATGGCTAGCGCTTCACCACGCCCAGCGTAA